Within the Phaseolus vulgaris cultivar G19833 chromosome 9, P. vulgaris v2.0, whole genome shotgun sequence genome, the region CCCTATATGATTGGTTTTGGAGTGTTGCAAATTTTTTTGTCTCAAATCCCAAATTTCCACAACTTAACATATATCTCAACCGTTGCTGCAATTACCTCTTTTGGTTATGCATTCATTGGAAGTGGGCTTTCTCTTGCAGTGGTGGTCTCAGGTATTATTTTCaccaatatatatttttccaaCACTATTTCCAAGAGTGGTTTGCACCAATCTCTTTTTTGGAGGTTTCCTCTGCATCTTAATGGAGTCTGTTTGTGTGAGCAGGTAAAGGAGAACCAACCCGTATATTTGGAAACAAAGTAGGGCCAGGACTATCAGAAGCAGATAAAATATGGAGGGTTTTCAGTGCATTGGGAAACATTGCACTTGCTTGCTCGTATGCAACTGTTGTTTATGATATAATGGTAAATTGCATTATTGCATAGTGTTAAACAGATAGAGTTGAGTGGCATATTCATTTGATTATTTGTGCACTATTGTATAGGACACTTTGAAGTCATATCCACCCGAATGCAAACAGATGAAAAAGGCCAATGTGTTTGGAATCACAGCAATGACGTTACTTTTTCTGCTATGTGGTGGCCTTGGCTATGCTGCTTTCGGGGATCACACGCCAGGAAACATCCTCACTGGCTTTGGATTTTACGAGCCCTTCTGGTTGGTTGCCCTTGGCAATGTGTTCATTGTAACCCACATGGTGGGAGCATATCAGGTTCCATTTCTCTTCTTGTGACCTTTCTTGAGTTTTCAAAGGTACaaaaaagttaattttcatcattcaaCTAACTAAAACATAAATGTTCCCAACTTGCAACTTGCTGTTATATTGTTATATATCTCACATAGACTACATTCCAAAGTTAAAAGTCAACTTCTTAATATGTTACTGAGTCATTTATGATCTATTCTAGTTAGAGTTTGATCTATTGTGTAATCCGCAATCCGCTATATGTTAACGAATATGTAATGGAACAGGTGCTTGCTCAACCACTATTTCGTATAATTGAGATGGGTGCTAACTTGGCGTGGCCACGTTCAGATTTCATAAACAAGGAATACCCAACAAAAATAGGCTCCTTAACATTCAGCTTCAACTTGTTCAGGCTAATTTGGAGGACAATATACGTGGCAGTGGCCACAACTATTGCCATGGCCATGCCGTTTTTCAATGAGTTTCTAGCCCTTCTTGGAGCAATTGGGTTTTGGCCTCTCATCGTCTTTTTTCCCATACAAATGCACATTCAACAGAAACAGATCAAAAGATTATCATTGAAATGGTGTGTGCTCCAGATATTGAGCTTTGTGTGCTTCCTTGTTTCAGTAGTCGCCGCAGTTGGTTCCATTCGTGGAATTAgcaagaatataaaaaaatacaagctTTTCAGGTATAAACAATAGCTCCCTTTAAGATATCTGAATATAAATGGAAAGAAAATGGCATGAAACCAGTTATTATTGGGCTGGTAGTTATTCAGATGTAACATTATTATATGAAGTTATGCAGATGTTTATGTCTCATTTTTCTCTATAATCACATTCAAGAATTCACGAATCATTTTATTACTCACATCCCCAATTTTCACTAGGTTTGTCATAAGTTGAATCAGACTCAAACACCGTTGAACATTACATTCGTAGAACACGTATTGGAGAAGtatccaatttaaaaaatatttattgtatttctgATAAAtctccaatttaaaaaatatttattgtatttctgATAATTCTAGtatggttctaacacaatttaaaaaagaatatataatattttttttaaaactcaaatttattgtataaatttttatatgagtataaaaataaggaacaaattattttgaaccatccatgaaaaacatttttttgcttttgaaaaagtttgaaacataattgtgaaaaaaaaatttattatcaaattatataattcataaatatataatgtatAAATACGTGTTcctgtgtcctacattttagagatgaTATACATATCTCTGTGTCCGTGTGGATGTCTGTGCTACATAGATTAAAACACAttcatataattattaaaacaaatcaGCACTAAAACAAATTAGCACTATATAGAATAAAACCATTTAAGTCATATGCACAAATAATAACAATCAAGTTTTTTCTAGAcaatccttaaattttgttaagCAAAACTTGGCTAGTAAACGAAATTTTTATCtaccaaaaaataattttttgttgaatgaaattttctaaaatttgctGCTTTCAACACTGTCTTATTCGTCAGATAAGATTcgttaaataaattataaaaaagattcCAGCTCACTATtacataaaaagagaaaatcaagaCCATTTCAAAAGAATAAACTATGATATCTTGTAAATCTAACATATATCATAAAAAACAAGTTAATCAACTTAGAACATTTATACTATTTCTAAAGTTGCATCATAATATGATTAAGAATGCTTTAAGCTGAGGATGCCTTAtctcaaaaaaatttattgatttttaccTTAGCTAAAAATGGGGTTAAATAATGCTATGATAGTAGCAATTGCAGCTTCTATATGAAATAGAAaattgatattatatatatataacataacataacaaAGCATCTGTTTAGAAAATCAGAAGCTAATGTAGCTATGAATAGATTGGTGCATCTGTTTGAATAAGAAATCTAGAAAAGtgaaaatgattgaaaatattgaGATGTTCTTCTTATAGTCGATAGATATCAAAGCACCTACACTGAAAGAATCTGTGGTCCAACAAGAGTATATGTTTCAACATCTTCCACTCAACACTCATCCTAAGTAACATGGAAGTGATAGTGATATAGCACTACAAATTAGTTGAATGAAAGAGACCAAATTGAAAAGTGATTATGAAATATTTAAGTGGATTAGTTTCatttggattttttattttttttgctgaACCTAAATTAAACCAATAGGAAAATgtgtaataataatgataatgtaAATCTAAATATAACAACCCTTTTGTACTATTCAATTTAGGcatttaatagtattattaataataatgataatgtgaattaaattattttattaatattaacacaTCTTAAAATTGTTTAGTTGTTGCcagttttaaaatattgaatttaaatccgttaatggatttttttttcaactagCTTTGTGGTTCATTTAATCAAAGATATGATTCTAAATAAACTATTAAATTGGGTCAAGATTTACAAAATGTTAATTcaagcattaaaaaaataaatatcaaataaataaatgaaatttaaactttaaaattaataaatgttcTATCTATTTAAGGTAATATTTGGCCTTACAATATTTACCACAAGAAGGTCTGGCCTTTCAATATTTAAAAAGCCACTTAATTAAAGTCTCGTTAATTTAAGTTAAACCAAATTATCTCACTTAAAAGGCTATTGAACATTTATTTTTGTCGTTTACACTATaaaattctttcaaatttaTCTTCAAAATTGATTACTCCAAAGACCTCACTTGTTAGTGCTTCTCTGATAATTTTTATACCATTTCTAAATTATATACAAACTTATTCATGGTGTTGACTTTTTTTTCAACGTGGACAAGTAAAAACCTAAGTTGAAGCACTAAATATCCGTAGGTGGAAAATTTTGTGTTTTGATTTAAGTTAAATGTCGAAAGTTTAACTTTTCACTTTTGATTCTAATAAATATGCTTTATACAAGACACTTATAATTAACACAATAGAAAGATATTCCAAATGCAGATAAACTATTCttgaagaaagtaaaaaaaaaaattctaagaaaaatGTATAGATTTGAAaggaaaacataaaaataaatgaaccAGCTGAGTAAATATAAAAGAGTAATTTCGATATTAAAATACTATAAATGTAAAACAATATCACATTTAGCATAATGACCACCTGAATTTAAACTTGATGTCACATTATTACATTTTTCTAAGTATTTATTACTCAAACATTACATTGattcatttcatattttaatataaagagCTTTTGAATAATCAGTGAATGAGTTTTGCATGAAAGAGGAGGAGAGGATATACATATGAAGAGTAAATATTCTCTCTCCTCAAAATGAAAAGATATAGAGGGAAAGTCATATCAGCATGTATTATTTTCGAATTTACCCTCATTCATCTACAaggatttttaatattaaaaaatagtattttttatttatttatatatgatgtgatttattttttaaaccctaaactctcATAAACTTTCTTGAGACATCTACTCTAACATATCTCAATTCAAACACTCTCACTTTCTTCCCATTTTCTTCTTACATCTCCACACTTTCACTCTCTCAAATTCTCACACATTTCCTAACACTGAGGAAAAATATCAGAGtgaatccaaacacaccctaaaGTGAATCCAAACAATAACCCTATCAACATCATCATTAACCActacaattattttttgttgttaaGAAACAATTGGTTATTTACTTTTGTCAAACACATGATAATAAACAAAAGTAAGAGAAGGTGtttcactttttttattaataaaaaaggtATTTCACTTTAATATACCTTTCTCCTCTCTACTAGAATGCTTTGTTAGTTTTGTTAGTGACcgttcaaattgattttttttaagttatctataacaatatataaagaTTGTGTACATATTTCATATTTCTctttccaattttatttttataatataaatttgaatgtgaaaaaaattagaaaacacaatttttattatgaagaacaaaaaaggagaataaaaacatatttatcattttttttaaattttaagaatatGAAACCACAataaaaacctttttttttcttgtttaattataaataccaaaactttatcattttattcttttctattTATTCTATAATGGAGATTTTATAATTCGATAAAAATGTAAACATAAAACATTTAGACAATTCTTTACACAAAATGTAATggtcatatattaaaaaaatttaattattaataaattataaaataatattatatttttctttctaacacaataatattataattaaaaaattattttaaattttaacataataatattatataaaaaatatttaaaaatacaaatacacttatttttacaaatataattaataaaaatctaaGTCTAATTTTTTATGtcaataatgattttttttaaaaggatgTTTTCTCTAGAGATTTTTGAACACAAAATTGAACAAAAGAAAACCTTAATAAAAGATTGACTGAGTCAGTCCATAGATTCAATTGTGGCCCATTCGGCACCAAGGCGCATCTGCTTATTGTTATTCTACAAAATAATATTCTGCGCCCACTATGATAAGTGCTGAACAGTCTTCAGTGATTCAAATTTGGTGCGTAATCACATCAATCGAACCATTGAATGAAGAACAAACTATGATCCTCGAACATTGTCAGGGACATGAACCTAGTAAAATACGTATTAAAAtatgtaatgttaaaatatttattatatttatgataattttaatagaatttaaaaaaatatatatattaattttttaaaaatttaaatttattatatagatttttattatgattaaaaaataaaaaataatttttttgagctaaaataaataaattaaaattaaaataaaatatatttatacacataaatttttattatcaaatttttataattcataatataatatagaTGTGACTTCGTATTTtcgtattttatattttaaaaattataggaTCTGTGTCATATAAGTGTTTATACTATCtagaaaacaaataattttaattttaatttttttatttgaaatctgTGTCCAATTATAGTCTAAGACTTCAATTCGTGGGGGTACCTGTGGATGAATATTGAAATATGGAGAACAGCAAATTCAGATACCATTATCTATGGCTATAATAATgttacatttaatatttttttttatgatttattacgtttattattttatattacaaaCATAATATCAATGGATAACTTCTTTCATTGATTAAACTCTTACATCATGTCATTATTAATCATGTTATTATTAGGTTTTTAGAAGGAAaatgtcataaaaaaatattttttttagtcaaAACATGAAACCACTTTCTGACAAAACCTTAAAGATAATAAACTATtatagactttttttttatgatttgttCAACTTTCACAACTTTTACTccatataaaatagaaaatttaaatttagattcTAACATTATTTTACAGtagtaaaaaactaaaaaaaaaatagcattttCAAACAATTGGgttttaatagattaaaaacTCAACAtaataaaagaaactaaaatacaaacaaaaaaaacttttaaaaaaagtatgacTATAGTGAAActtttttaagagaaaaagaaCATAAATTAAGAGACCAACAACAtagataattattaattattaggtGATCACATACTGTGTTTGAGTAAAATTTGGATCAACTCATTATCTaatccattaaaaaaatattaggtcGAATTGTGCTaatttcttgtatttttttttaatattaaactcAATTCAACCCAACTCATTATTGAGGAGTTATTGGATTGAGTTAGATCAATTTGATcaaaatttaagataattattcaaactaatttaagaatataaatagaaaaacataatacaatatatttgtccataatataattatataagagTGAATTTTgagttataataaattttaccCAACTTGTACAAAAAGTGAATTGGTTAATTAGATTAAGTTGGATTTAATTCAATTATAAATGAAACTCAACTCAAcctaatatagttttttttaatcgaCAATCAATAAATGGAATAAAAATGGAACACAGAAGGGTGTTGTAACCCTTTAACAAAAAAGATACCAAACAACTTCTCTAAGAACCCTACAACGAATGTCACCCTCCTTAGACAATCATTTTGAACAGATGACTGACCTCTCAAACTACACAAAAATCAATGATTTGCTACCATGTTAATACAAGTAGTTGGACATTGAACCCAATTTGAGAAAGAGAAATACACCATTGAAACCTTGTTTTTTAACCAAGCTCATGACTGCACTTGAGCTAGAGAGAAGATTTGCTTGCATCAACTTTTGCTTGGTTAAACACTACCTCATTCCTATTTTGCCAAATGCACTAAATGATGGATACCCACACTTCTTTCCATAACTTATTACTTTCTTTGTTCAAAGTGTTCAAAGCAAAATGGTTTGCAGATATAACCCTTATCATTTACTGAAACGAGATATTATCCAATCTGACCCCAAAATCTTCGAGAGTTGGCATCCTGTTAGAAAAAAACTTTAGAACTTCATCTTTTATAATGTTTGATTCTTCAATCCACTTATCCTAGCAGAGCACTCCATTAATTCCACTTTTCCTTCTTCTCCATCTAATCATAGCATGGAAAAATTTAGAGTTATGAGTCTCCATGCTTGAACCACTTATAGTTAATTTTGATTAAATCAAAATTTGACATAATCATAAATGGAACATCAATCTAAATTAGGTTGGATTAGGTAGTTGGGTCATTGGTAACCCAACCCAATAAACACactaaataattatttgtttaggATTGGAGTTTGTGATTtatgatttagggtttaggatttatggtttaattttgttttattctcaTATAGTAATTGTAATTGTTAgttaaaaagagaaagaattAATTCTCATACGTTGATTTATTCTCATGGAAAGCTTATTATACGACAATTGACTATTTAAAACAATGTTTGTTTCCAAAATCATATCAGAATGATGGTTAATTAATTTTCCTTTTCAGTAAAACATAACAAACTTTAGCTGAAAATGGGATGTCATTCACATTAAATAAGAACTATATAAATATTGTTGATACACCTCATTGAATccacatcaattttttttagagtGTGTAGGATTGTGCATTCTTTTGACCTACAAAATACTTCTAACATGTGATTCTTTCAATCAATATCAACAATTAATGGAAATGAAGCACTCATTTGCAATCTCTTCCTCGTATTTGTTGGATCTATAATTGTCTCAAAGATTGTATCTAATTTAGATATGAATGATCGGATCTAAAAAGATTTATTCGTATTATAAGGCTCTAGTTACACGTAATGCCTGTTCCTTTTAAGAAGAATATTGAAAGTCTTATAATAGATTCGAAGTGAAAAGTAAAAAAGATAGCGTGTGTGAGTTGTGATAAATGTGATGCATTAAATACATGTATGAACAGAATAAAACACTGGATGTGTTGCATGGAAGACATGTTGCATATtacagttatttttttttttacacaaaaaaaaaatgattttagagTTGTTAGTGTTTGTAGTTGTGATCTGTGTAGTGTTGAAAAAAGGAGCGTTAAAAATAGGAAGAGAGAGTATAAAAATAGGAAGAAGAGCGCAGTGATGGATTAAGACAGTGAGACAAAGCCACTTGGCTAACAGATTCAACACTTTTCTGCTTTCAAACTGCTTATATAAACTCACTGCCTCTTCAAACTTCATCTTTATCTCTCTTCACTCATTTTCATGCTTCACTCTTAACCTTTTATCACTCTCTTAACCTTTGAACTGCACATCCATGGATGTAGAGAGAGACCCCTCGCGACTCGATGACGATGGCAGAGTCAAAAGAACCGGTTAGTGTATATGCTTTCactctttttttccttcttcttcttcgctTTCTTCGTCTTCGTATTTCGCATTCATTCCATTGTTCACAAAACTCTACACTCATTTTCATGTTGATGCCATCTGCAGTAAATGTTCGCATAACACGACAAAAACGCCAATTGAAAACCGTGTGATTCACGTTTTGGATCCATCTGATACCgcgtttttaatattaattagaacTGGTTTCTgccataaatttatttaaaacaacttttcatgGACGTATGTGAGATACTTGGATCAGTACGCGTTTTTTGAGATATTCCGTTAACGCGTGTTCATTCAAGGGTGGGTGAGATTCTTAAAATTCAAGATAATATTATTGTCATGTAAGAGAGTGTCACTTTTGAAGTAGCCACTCTCTGACACGGTGAACAAGTATAGACTGTTCAGTGCAAAACAGTGAGAAAAAAATGAGAGTGATATGTAATGGAATTCTTGGATTTGGATCTAATCAAAACTAAATtcacacacttttttttttgttatttgttatttattttttttctttttcagttaTCACCCTCTCCTATCTCTCTGCTAACTCTCTGATTATTCGAATCTATCCAATTTTTGTAACTAACTTTTCTCCTTCTTACAAGGAATCGCGGTATTCCTTCCGCACATTCCTCATCTCTTTATTGCTTCTTCATTTCCCTATTTTCATGTATCCTTCTCAGAACAATTCATCTTCTGCCATTAAAATTGCTTGCATATCTGTCTGCGTTCATCATAACTCtgagattaattaaaaaaactatttagttcatgattaaaaaattgtttttataggcaaagaatttctttttaattagcATCCATCATGATTTAGGGTGAAAGGTCTCCACATACAAATCATAAGCATATTGTAAACATCAATTCATTCATGCAGCCTCATGAACACAAACTCGTGCACATAAAGTGATGTTCAAAACACTGTCTAGTGCAGCACTCACCAACCTAAATTTGttgtaaaaaaatgttaattaagtTTATTGAATGTTTTAAATTCTATAGAATAGAACAGTTTTTATTTAACTGTCTTTAACATAAATATTCAAAGAAAAGTTATACTTTCGATATCCCCATTCAACCAACcctctgttttttattttgacatATAACACAAGTATATGTATATTTACCCTTTAGAGCACTGCATAGCTTGGTTACAGTTAAGTTAAAAACAACTATAAATGCTCAAATTCAGAAGAAATGAAATCACCTCGAAAAGACAAATAAAACATACTAACTAACTATTTAATATTGAATTTTACTTGGCTAACTGGTTCAGGAGACAACTATTCGAGTTTCTTACCAACCACGTGCGAAGTTTTATAATTTATAGTTCAGACATCACAGAGTGTGAAAATAAAGATGCTGACGCCCTTTCAGCTAAAGCAAGAAAATCTTTTGGCCATTTTTCAGAATATTCATTCTAGAGTGAAAAGAGCAAATGGTTTTTTTTTGTAAGACAGAAGTTTAAGTCATAACTTTCTTGCTGAACAGTCTTCTGAGTCATGTAACAGTATATGAAGTTGTGGTTCGGTTATTCTCGTGTTTATTATGCAACTTCATTTGCTTACCAACTTCTTTGAACTTATTTAACTATTCAATTCAGAAaagggaaagaaagaaaaatattttgattgtaTTAGAAAATGAGTTTAAGTTATAAGATAAAGTTTAACCTcgctttaaaatataaattgacTTTATCGTGAAGTTCTTGACGTTTATAAAGTTAAAcgattatttaatattttttgagaTGGAATTAAGTGTTTATTTTTGTAGACACGTGAACCAGACAAGTGTGAAAGAAAAATGGAGTCCCGTGTTCGATTTGACCAAAAGTTGGAAAATTCGTCATCAAGTGTTACGTTCATTGAACTCAAAAAGTTTGAGTGTAAATAATTAGTCAACAATGTCGAAAGTGATTTAACttatttattgtttctttttttcCAATGAGTGTAAAAATCTCTTTTACTTT harbors:
- the LOC137822962 gene encoding amino acid permease 8-like; translated protein: MEVEAGKSVCRSAEVDDDGRIKRTGNVFTTTTHIITVVVGAGVLALAWAMAQLGWLPGIITMIIFACISIYTYNLIADCYRYPDPINGKRNYTYMQAVHAYLGGTMHLFCGLIQYGKLAGITVGYTITSSTSLVAIKKAICFHKRGHRAYCKFSNNPYMIGFGVLQIFLSQIPNFHNLTYISTVAAITSFGYAFIGSGLSLAVVVSGKGEPTRIFGNKVGPGLSEADKIWRVFSALGNIALACSYATVVYDIMDTLKSYPPECKQMKKANVFGITAMTLLFLLCGGLGYAAFGDHTPGNILTGFGFYEPFWLVALGNVFIVTHMVGAYQVLAQPLFRIIEMGANLAWPRSDFINKEYPTKIGSLTFSFNLFRLIWRTIYVAVATTIAMAMPFFNEFLALLGAIGFWPLIVFFPIQMHIQQKQIKRLSLKWCVLQILSFVCFLVSVVAAVGSIRGISKNIKKYKLFRYKQ